A region from the Marinobacter sp. SS13-12 genome encodes:
- a CDS encoding AsmA family protein: MKAVRYVALAIVGLIILAIAAVAVAVAVIDPNTYKPQIEKAVEDSTNLDLILAGDIGWSFIPLGLELNDVEAKLEDERLVRLDQLVAKLSFWSLVTMSPRVDTFLLSGLDANLSVDENGNGNWTRIMPEGEAKSEQEEPIAEETADEPAGDSEPLNFNVESVEISNARVHYEDKGTGQAFTLEDFTLNASEITLGSSFPLNVAFRFATNQPQFEVNGDISARLAANEALNEFGVSGLEAVFDMSGEPLGGETVRAELAGSLEANLENETATLSGFTASLADLKLNTDLSVNGFGDKPKLEGSLSIDEFSLKALLAALGQPAIETEDPEVMKALAFSTNIGGPAGTVEMSDLTISLDDTTFRGDASYALADSAVGLNLQGDAINADRYLPPASDEEAATEEAPQGGGSAEEGDLLPLETLRSLVLDINLGLGELIVSNLTINEIKSVISARNGVLKVEDFSGQLYYGSFDANVTLDARTDNPQWTINKDIKDVQTLPLLADLADLDILSGGANMAVNVKTSGNRISDLRSNANGEINFNLAEGEFTRMNLTRMACQGIALVNQEQLGSSDWGTSTPFNDMKGTLKIDGNTLTNTDLVAALAGMRLEGDGTVDLAASNLDYEIGLRIVGEIHRDEACRVTEYVEDVVIPVECRGDYAKDPAGLCSFDGSRFRDTLKTIAANAAKVKAREEVDKAKSKAEEKVSEKLQEKLGEEGEQVKDKLKGLFGQ, encoded by the coding sequence ATGAAAGCTGTTCGTTATGTGGCTCTCGCCATTGTCGGCCTGATCATCCTTGCCATTGCCGCCGTGGCTGTTGCCGTTGCCGTCATTGACCCCAACACTTACAAGCCGCAGATTGAGAAAGCGGTCGAGGACAGTACCAATCTCGACCTGATTCTGGCTGGCGATATTGGCTGGTCGTTTATCCCGCTGGGCCTGGAATTGAACGATGTCGAGGCAAAACTGGAAGACGAACGGCTGGTTCGCCTGGATCAACTGGTCGCCAAGCTGAGCTTCTGGTCGCTGGTAACCATGTCGCCCAGGGTGGACACCTTTCTGCTGAGCGGCCTGGACGCCAACCTGTCTGTGGACGAGAACGGCAACGGCAACTGGACACGGATCATGCCGGAAGGCGAAGCCAAATCGGAGCAGGAAGAGCCCATCGCGGAGGAAACTGCCGACGAACCCGCCGGTGACAGCGAGCCGTTGAACTTCAATGTGGAAAGCGTGGAAATCAGCAATGCCCGCGTTCACTACGAGGACAAGGGTACCGGCCAGGCTTTCACCCTGGAAGACTTCACCCTTAATGCCAGCGAAATCACCCTGGGCTCCAGCTTCCCGCTGAACGTGGCGTTCCGGTTTGCCACCAACCAGCCCCAGTTTGAAGTCAACGGCGACATCAGCGCCCGTCTTGCAGCCAACGAAGCGCTGAATGAGTTTGGCGTATCCGGCCTCGAGGCGGTCTTTGACATGAGCGGGGAACCGCTTGGCGGAGAGACCGTTCGTGCCGAGCTTGCCGGCTCCCTGGAAGCCAACCTGGAGAACGAAACCGCAACCCTCAGCGGCTTTACCGCCAGCCTCGCAGACCTGAAGCTGAACACCGACCTTTCTGTGAACGGTTTTGGTGACAAGCCGAAGCTCGAAGGCAGCCTCAGCATTGACGAGTTCTCCCTGAAAGCCCTGCTGGCAGCCCTGGGCCAGCCCGCCATCGAAACGGAAGACCCTGAAGTGATGAAGGCCCTGGCCTTCTCTACCAACATTGGCGGTCCTGCCGGCACGGTGGAAATGAGCGACCTGACCATCAGCCTGGACGACACCACCTTCCGGGGTGACGCCAGCTATGCCCTTGCCGACAGCGCCGTTGGCCTGAATCTGCAGGGTGATGCCATTAATGCCGACCGCTACCTCCCACCCGCCAGTGATGAAGAAGCTGCCACTGAGGAAGCGCCACAAGGGGGCGGCTCCGCAGAAGAAGGCGACCTGCTGCCACTGGAAACCCTGCGGTCACTGGTACTGGACATTAATCTCGGGCTGGGTGAGCTGATTGTCAGCAACCTTACCATCAACGAAATCAAATCGGTCATCTCCGCACGTAACGGTGTGCTGAAGGTGGAAGATTTCAGCGGCCAGCTTTACTACGGCTCGTTTGACGCTAATGTCACCCTGGATGCCCGCACTGACAACCCGCAATGGACCATCAACAAGGACATCAAAGACGTTCAGACACTGCCCCTGCTGGCAGACCTCGCCGATCTGGATATCCTCTCGGGCGGTGCCAACATGGCCGTCAACGTTAAAACCTCCGGCAACCGTATTTCCGATCTGCGCAGCAATGCCAACGGCGAGATAAACTTCAACCTGGCTGAAGGCGAGTTCACCCGGATGAACCTTACCCGCATGGCCTGCCAGGGCATTGCCCTGGTCAATCAGGAACAGCTGGGCAGCTCGGATTGGGGCACCAGCACCCCGTTCAACGACATGAAGGGCACCCTCAAGATTGATGGTAACACCCTTACCAACACTGACCTGGTTGCTGCCCTCGCCGGCATGAGGCTGGAAGGCGACGGTACAGTGGATCTGGCCGCCTCCAACCTGGACTACGAAATTGGCCTTCGTATCGTCGGTGAAATCCACCGGGATGAAGCCTGCCGGGTAACCGAGTACGTGGAAGACGTTGTCATTCCTGTTGAGTGCCGCGGTGACTATGCCAAAGACCCGGCCGGCCTGTGCTCCTTCGACGGCTCCCGCTTCCGCGACACGCTGAAGACCATCGCCGCAAATGCCGCAAAAGTAAAAGCCCGCGAAGAAGTGGACAAGGCGAAGTCCAAAGCAGAAGAGAAGGTATCCGAGAAGCTGCAGGAAAAACTGGGCGAAGAAGGCGAACAGGTCAAAGACAAGCTCAAAGGTCTGTTCGGCCAATGA
- a CDS encoding SRPBCC family protein produces MAITVSIELNRELDLPAGYDKVFELLADVPESASHFPKVHKLVDLGDNAYRWEMEKVGVDKHAIQSVYACKYYPDKDNGKITWEPVKGEGNGVVKGSWTLKAKDDNTTSVKFQTSAELTVPLPSLLKLAISPVIKHEFNSLVDTYMNNLKKAF; encoded by the coding sequence GTGGCTATAACTGTCTCTATCGAGCTGAACCGTGAGTTGGATCTGCCTGCCGGATATGACAAGGTTTTTGAACTTCTGGCAGATGTACCGGAGTCAGCCAGCCATTTCCCCAAGGTGCATAAGCTAGTGGATCTGGGTGACAATGCCTATCGCTGGGAAATGGAAAAAGTAGGGGTGGACAAGCATGCCATCCAGTCGGTTTACGCCTGCAAGTATTACCCGGACAAGGACAACGGCAAGATCACCTGGGAGCCGGTGAAAGGTGAGGGCAATGGCGTGGTAAAAGGCTCCTGGACCCTCAAGGCAAAAGACGACAACACCACCTCGGTGAAATTCCAGACCAGCGCCGAGCTGACCGTGCCACTGCCGAGCCTGCTGAAACTGGCGATCAGCCCGGTGATCAAGCACGAGTTCAACAGCCTGGTGGACACCTACATGAACAACCTGAAAAAAGCCTTCTGA
- the hisB gene encoding imidazoleglycerol-phosphate dehydratase HisB, with product MAERKARVERNTLETQITVEIDLDGTGKSSFDTGVPFLEHMMDQIARHGLVDLNIVSKGDLHIDDHHTVEDIGITLGQAFKQAVGNKEGIRRYGHAYVPLDEALSRVVIDLSGRPGLLMDVPYTRGSVGGFDVDLFAEFFQGFVNHSMVTLHIDNLKGKNTHHQIETVFKAFGRALRMAIEMDERMAGITPSTKGSL from the coding sequence ATGGCCGAACGCAAGGCTCGGGTAGAACGAAATACCCTGGAAACACAGATCACCGTTGAAATCGATCTCGATGGTACCGGCAAGTCCAGTTTTGACACCGGCGTGCCTTTCCTTGAGCACATGATGGACCAGATCGCCCGCCACGGTCTGGTGGACCTGAACATCGTCTCCAAGGGTGACCTGCACATTGACGATCACCACACCGTGGAAGACATCGGCATCACTCTGGGCCAGGCCTTCAAGCAGGCAGTGGGGAACAAGGAAGGCATTCGCCGTTATGGCCACGCCTACGTACCCCTGGACGAAGCACTGTCCCGAGTGGTGATTGACCTTTCCGGCCGCCCCGGCCTGCTGATGGATGTGCCATACACCCGTGGCTCTGTCGGGGGCTTTGATGTGGACCTGTTTGCGGAGTTCTTCCAGGGCTTTGTGAACCACTCCATGGTGACCCTGCACATCGACAATCTGAAGGGCAAGAACACCCACCACCAGATTGAGACTGTGTTCAAGGCCTTCGGTCGCGCCCTGCGCATGGCGATTGAAATGGACGAGCGTATGGCGGGTATCACTCCGTCCACCAAGGGATCGCTGTAA
- the hisH gene encoding imidazole glycerol phosphate synthase subunit HisH, with product MKTVAIIDYGMGNLHSVSKAVEHVAPDTRVLVTDNADQIRSADRVILPGVGAIRDCMAEIRRLGIDDLVREVSADRPLLGICVGMQALMSRSEENGWVDCIDLFQSEVRFFGDNLTENGERLKVPHMGWNEVHQTMDHPLWHDIPDGDRFYFVHSYYAEAAGNPDIAGRTHYGVDLAAAVARDNIFAVQFHPEKSARAGLQLLKNFTNWTGTC from the coding sequence ATGAAAACCGTTGCCATTATCGACTACGGCATGGGTAACCTTCATTCCGTCAGCAAAGCGGTTGAGCACGTAGCGCCGGATACCCGCGTACTGGTCACCGACAATGCCGACCAGATCCGCAGCGCGGATCGGGTAATTCTGCCGGGCGTGGGTGCCATCCGCGACTGCATGGCGGAGATCCGCCGCCTGGGCATTGATGACCTGGTGCGGGAGGTCTCCGCCGACCGTCCCCTGCTTGGTATCTGTGTTGGCATGCAGGCACTGATGTCCCGCAGCGAAGAAAACGGCTGGGTGGATTGTATTGACCTGTTCCAGTCGGAAGTCCGCTTCTTCGGAGATAACCTCACCGAAAATGGCGAGCGCCTGAAAGTGCCCCACATGGGCTGGAACGAAGTCCACCAGACCATGGACCACCCGCTCTGGCACGACATCCCCGACGGCGACCGCTTCTACTTTGTGCACAGCTACTACGCCGAAGCAGCCGGTAATCCGGATATCGCCGGCCGCACCCATTACGGCGTCGACCTGGCGGCGGCGGTGGCAAGAGACAACATCTTTGCAGTGCAGTTCCACCCGGAAAAAAGCGCAAGGGCGGGACTGCAATTACTGAAAAACTTTACGAACTGGACTGGAACATGCTGA
- the hisA gene encoding 1-(5-phosphoribosyl)-5-[(5-phosphoribosylamino)methylideneamino]imidazole-4-carboxamide isomerase: MLIIPAIDLKDGKCVRLRQGRMDDSTVFGDDPVDMATRWVDAGARRLHLVDLNGAFAGEPVNGEIVQAIARKYPDLPIQIGGGIRSAETIEAYLKAGVQWVIIGTKAVKEPEFVTEMCKKFPGHIIVGLDAKDGRVATDGWAEVSEVMATDLAKRFANDGVDAIVYTDISRDGMMQGVNVEATAALAEEGGIPVIASGGVTNMDDLKRLATVADKGILGAITGRAIYEGTLDVAEAQAFCDSLKG; the protein is encoded by the coding sequence ATGCTGATTATCCCGGCCATAGACCTCAAAGACGGCAAGTGCGTAAGACTGCGCCAGGGCCGCATGGACGACTCCACCGTGTTCGGTGACGACCCCGTCGACATGGCAACCCGCTGGGTCGATGCAGGCGCCCGCCGCCTGCACCTGGTGGACCTGAACGGCGCCTTCGCCGGCGAACCCGTCAATGGCGAAATCGTCCAGGCCATTGCCCGCAAGTATCCGGATCTACCGATCCAGATTGGTGGCGGCATCCGCTCTGCCGAAACCATTGAGGCCTATCTCAAGGCCGGCGTACAGTGGGTAATCATCGGCACCAAGGCCGTCAAGGAGCCGGAGTTCGTCACTGAAATGTGCAAGAAGTTTCCGGGCCATATCATCGTTGGCCTTGACGCCAAAGACGGCCGCGTTGCCACCGATGGCTGGGCGGAAGTCTCCGAAGTCATGGCTACCGACCTGGCCAAACGCTTCGCCAACGACGGCGTGGATGCGATTGTTTACACTGATATCAGCCGTGACGGCATGATGCAGGGTGTGAACGTGGAAGCCACTGCTGCGCTGGCGGAAGAAGGCGGCATCCCCGTTATCGCCTCCGGCGGCGTGACCAATATGGACGACCTCAAGCGCCTGGCAACCGTGGCAGACAAGGGCATTCTCGGTGCCATCACGGGTCGCGCCATCTACGAAGGCACCCTGGATGTAGCCGAAGCCCAGGCTTTTTGTGACAGCCTGAAGGGGTAA
- the hisF gene encoding imidazole glycerol phosphate synthase subunit HisF codes for MALAKRIIPCLDVDKGRVVKGVNFVDIRDAGDPVEVARKYNEQGADEITFLDITASHESRDTTYETVERMAAEVFIPLTVGGGVRTVEDIRKLLNAGADKVSINTAAVFNPEFVREAADRFGSQCIVVAIDAKRVSGEGEEPRWEIFTHGGRKPTGLDAVEWARKMTAMGAGELLLTSMDRDGTKVGFDLGLTRAISDAVSVPVIASGGVGELQHLADGVTEGRADAVLAASIFHFGQHTIPEAKAFMKAQGIEVRD; via the coding sequence ATGGCTCTGGCAAAACGCATCATTCCCTGTCTCGACGTCGACAAAGGCCGCGTTGTAAAAGGCGTGAACTTTGTCGATATCCGCGACGCCGGTGACCCGGTGGAAGTGGCCCGCAAGTATAACGAGCAGGGCGCGGACGAAATTACCTTCCTGGACATCACCGCCAGCCACGAAAGCCGCGACACCACCTATGAAACCGTGGAGCGCATGGCTGCCGAAGTGTTCATTCCGCTGACCGTTGGTGGCGGTGTGCGCACCGTGGAAGATATCCGCAAGCTCCTGAACGCCGGGGCGGACAAGGTGTCGATCAACACCGCTGCAGTATTCAACCCGGAATTTGTCCGCGAAGCCGCCGACCGCTTCGGCAGCCAGTGCATTGTGGTGGCGATTGATGCCAAGCGTGTCAGTGGCGAAGGCGAAGAGCCGCGTTGGGAGATCTTTACCCACGGTGGCCGCAAGCCTACAGGCCTTGATGCCGTGGAGTGGGCCCGCAAGATGACGGCCATGGGTGCCGGTGAGCTGCTGCTGACCAGTATGGACCGGGACGGCACCAAGGTTGGCTTTGATCTGGGGCTGACGCGGGCCATCAGTGACGCGGTGTCGGTGCCGGTGATTGCGTCAGGTGGTGTTGGCGAGCTGCAGCACCTTGCGGACGGAGTGACCGAGGGGCGTGCGGATGCGGTGTTGGCGGCGTCCATCTTTCACTTCGGGCAGCATACGATTCCGGAGGCCAAGGCGTTTATGAAGGCGCAGGGGATTGAGGTTCGGGATTGA
- a CDS encoding divergent polysaccharide deacetylase family protein has translation MKVPATLMAAIALLAVASPASSGEGRDRSQQIPPTIAIIIDDMGHNLAEGRRLIGLEQPITLAFLPYRRHTTELAEHAHRKQKEIMLHAPMANTRNIGLGPGGLSPGMGKDSMATTLRRALQSIPHVRGVNNHMGSLLTQQLEAMDWVMSELDHYPVYFVDSRTIASSIAGEVAAAYRIPTLTRDVFLDHEQTEEYVDKQFRLLIKRAKENGSAVGIGHPHKVTVDYLEKRLPELDEEGIAIATVSGVWAMRNGNRQMFAEGEKRAIRPALAKQE, from the coding sequence TTGAAAGTACCAGCTACGCTGATGGCCGCCATTGCCCTCCTTGCGGTGGCGTCACCGGCCAGTTCCGGGGAAGGGCGGGACCGTTCGCAGCAGATTCCACCCACCATCGCCATCATCATTGATGACATGGGGCACAACCTCGCCGAGGGTCGAAGGCTGATAGGGCTGGAGCAACCCATCACCCTGGCCTTCCTCCCCTACCGAAGACATACAACGGAACTGGCGGAGCATGCTCATCGAAAGCAGAAAGAAATCATGCTTCACGCTCCCATGGCCAATACCCGCAATATCGGCCTTGGCCCCGGCGGCCTGAGCCCGGGTATGGGCAAAGACAGCATGGCAACCACCCTGCGCCGCGCCCTGCAGTCCATTCCTCATGTCCGTGGAGTGAACAATCACATGGGCAGCCTGCTCACCCAGCAACTGGAAGCCATGGACTGGGTAATGTCGGAGCTGGATCACTACCCGGTCTACTTTGTCGACAGCCGCACCATCGCCTCCTCCATCGCCGGCGAAGTCGCCGCCGCCTACCGCATCCCGACCCTCACCCGCGATGTCTTTCTCGACCATGAGCAGACCGAAGAGTACGTGGACAAACAGTTCCGGTTGCTGATCAAGCGAGCAAAAGAGAATGGCAGCGCCGTCGGCATCGGCCATCCCCACAAAGTTACCGTGGATTACCTGGAAAAGCGCTTGCCGGAACTGGACGAGGAAGGCATAGCCATCGCCACCGTTAGCGGCGTGTGGGCCATGAGGAACGGTAATCGGCAGATGTTCGCGGAAGGAGAAAAGCGGGCGATTCGGCCGGCGTTGGCGAAGCAGGAGTAA
- a CDS encoding S41 family peptidase has product MRRVRRFNHAPTMSALALASCLTALPGLIHAQEVDEETRRLLEGIQHGEQVQIELPDPEEQLPLDDLRKFAEVFGRIKDAYVEEVDDRKLLESAIKGMLSDLDPHSTYLAPKDYEQLEESTSGEFGGLGIEVGMEDGFVKVISPIDDTPAQKAGVQAGDLIVKLGDQPVKGMSLEEAVKLMRGKPGTVLTLTIIREGESAPIEIDVERAIIKVTSIKSRIIENGYGYVRITQFQADTGTQFTTALENLEKEHGSDLDGLVIDLRNNPGGILQAAVEAADALLDEGLIVYTEGRIQSSRLRFNAKPGDIMPDTAIVVLINGGSASASEILAGALQDHERAVVMGTQSFGKGSVQTVIPLDETHAIKMTTARYYTPDGRSIQAKGIKPDIEVKPAELTELDSQPFFTEADLSGHLEGQDEGQDVTEEDGQASPASRDFQLRSALNLLKGLSILNKRNTTEQESAD; this is encoded by the coding sequence ATGAGACGGGTAAGACGTTTTAACCACGCCCCAACCATGAGCGCACTCGCCCTTGCCTCTTGCCTGACCGCCCTGCCCGGCCTGATTCACGCCCAGGAAGTCGATGAAGAGACCCGGCGCCTGCTAGAGGGCATCCAGCACGGCGAACAGGTTCAAATAGAACTTCCCGACCCCGAAGAGCAACTGCCCCTTGATGACCTCCGCAAGTTCGCAGAGGTGTTTGGCCGCATCAAGGATGCCTACGTGGAAGAGGTGGATGATCGCAAGCTCCTGGAGAGCGCTATCAAGGGCATGCTGTCCGATCTTGACCCACACTCCACGTACCTTGCCCCGAAAGACTACGAGCAACTGGAAGAAAGCACCTCCGGGGAGTTTGGTGGTCTGGGTATTGAAGTCGGCATGGAAGACGGTTTCGTGAAGGTCATTTCCCCCATCGACGATACACCTGCCCAGAAAGCCGGTGTGCAGGCGGGCGACCTGATCGTCAAACTGGGTGACCAGCCGGTCAAGGGCATGTCTCTGGAAGAAGCTGTCAAGCTGATGCGCGGCAAGCCCGGCACCGTGCTCACACTCACAATCATCCGAGAAGGCGAATCCGCACCCATCGAAATCGATGTGGAACGCGCCATCATCAAAGTTACCAGCATCAAGTCCCGCATCATCGAAAACGGCTACGGTTATGTCCGGATTACCCAGTTCCAGGCTGATACCGGCACACAGTTCACGACAGCGCTTGAAAACCTTGAAAAGGAACACGGCAGTGACCTGGATGGCCTGGTAATCGACCTGCGCAACAACCCGGGCGGCATCCTGCAAGCAGCGGTTGAAGCGGCAGACGCGCTGCTTGATGAAGGCTTGATTGTTTACACCGAAGGACGGATCCAGAGCTCGCGCCTGCGCTTCAACGCCAAGCCAGGCGACATAATGCCGGATACTGCCATTGTGGTTCTTATCAACGGTGGCTCTGCGTCTGCCTCGGAAATCCTTGCGGGCGCGCTGCAGGATCATGAGCGAGCGGTTGTCATGGGTACCCAGTCGTTCGGCAAGGGCAGCGTGCAGACGGTTATCCCCCTGGATGAGACCCACGCCATCAAAATGACAACTGCCCGTTATTACACTCCGGATGGTCGCTCCATCCAGGCCAAGGGAATCAAGCCGGATATTGAAGTGAAGCCGGCGGAGCTGACGGAACTGGATAGCCAGCCGTTCTTCACAGAGGCGGATCTGAGCGGCCATCTTGAAGGCCAGGATGAGGGACAGGACGTTACCGAAGAAGACGGACAGGCATCACCGGCAAGCAGGGACTTTCAGCTACGCTCGGCACTGAACCTGCTCAAGGGCCTGAGCATTCTCAATAAGCGTAACACCACGGAACAGGAAAGCGCGGATTGA
- a CDS encoding peptidoglycan DD-metalloendopeptidase family protein, translated as MARLWLVLTLLAAVAPALADQQVTPGQIKALREEIADIDDWLADAEEDRSSLERQLSGLEQEIGQLTRERRELREQAREQQQRLNQLGEEEAELTRTLESQRDSLKKQIRAAWMEGDAPAVKVLLNEIDPDKIARTMTYYEYLSRDTIDRLEAFAANLRQLKETQRQVKAGRLRLAELEQNVADRQQKLNNSKSEREQTLAALKADISDRRNERQELEADRNRLEKLLKEVEEAIANIPTPNESDPFGSLRNKLPWPADGKIASSFGDSYAGGKLSFNGLLINTDEASDVKAVHYGRVVFANWLRGFGLMTILDHGDGYMTLYGHSSSLYTSPGDWVEAGEAIAQAGRTGGTDNPAVYFEIRHNGKPDNPRRWLGNR; from the coding sequence ATTGCGCGTCTGTGGCTGGTGCTGACACTGCTTGCAGCTGTCGCACCGGCACTGGCAGATCAACAGGTCACGCCTGGCCAGATCAAAGCACTCAGGGAAGAGATCGCCGACATCGACGATTGGCTGGCCGATGCGGAAGAGGATCGCTCGTCACTTGAGCGTCAGCTCTCGGGGCTGGAACAGGAGATAGGTCAACTTACCCGCGAACGCAGGGAATTGCGCGAACAGGCCCGGGAGCAGCAACAGCGCCTCAACCAGCTGGGCGAGGAAGAAGCTGAACTGACCCGTACACTGGAAAGCCAGCGCGACAGCCTGAAAAAGCAGATCCGTGCCGCCTGGATGGAAGGTGATGCGCCTGCCGTCAAAGTCCTGCTCAACGAGATTGACCCGGACAAGATTGCCCGCACCATGACCTACTATGAATACCTCAGCCGCGACACCATCGATCGGCTGGAGGCGTTCGCGGCCAACCTTCGCCAGCTGAAAGAAACACAGAGGCAGGTCAAGGCGGGCCGACTGCGACTGGCTGAGCTTGAGCAGAATGTTGCCGACCGCCAGCAGAAACTGAACAATAGCAAAAGCGAACGGGAACAGACTCTGGCAGCCCTCAAGGCAGACATCAGTGACCGCAGAAATGAACGCCAGGAACTGGAAGCGGACCGCAATCGGCTGGAAAAACTGTTAAAAGAAGTGGAAGAGGCGATAGCCAACATTCCCACCCCCAACGAGTCAGACCCATTCGGATCGCTCAGAAACAAACTGCCCTGGCCAGCAGACGGCAAGATTGCCAGCAGTTTCGGGGACAGCTATGCCGGTGGCAAGCTGAGCTTCAACGGCCTGCTGATCAATACCGATGAGGCAAGCGACGTCAAAGCGGTTCACTACGGCCGCGTTGTCTTTGCCAACTGGCTCAGAGGGTTTGGCCTGATGACCATCCTGGATCACGGCGACGGCTACATGACCCTCTACGGCCATAGCAGCAGCCTTTACACCAGCCCCGGGGACTGGGTGGAAGCTGGCGAGGCCATCGCCCAGGCGGGCCGCACCGGTGGCACTGACAACCCCGCCGTATACTTCGAGATTCGCCACAACGGCAAACCGGACAACCCGCGGCGCTGGCTCGGCAACCGCTGA
- the gpmM gene encoding 2,3-bisphosphoglycerate-independent phosphoglycerate mutase, producing the protein MTATRKPTALIILDGWGHRDPADDNAISNANTPFWDKLWKNQPKTLINTSGMFVGLPQGQMGNSEVGHMNLGAGRVVYQSLTRIDKDVEEGTFTQNPTLCAAMDKAINNGRAVHLMGLLSPGGVHSHEDHILAAAEMAAERGAKEVYIHAFLDGRDMPPRSAKASLEKAATKLKNLGVGRVASIIGRYYAMDRDNRWDRVEQAYNAMTLGEAEFTVADPVTALEQAYERGENDEFVKATHIKASGDTEGTINDGDTVIFMNFRADRAREMTRCFVEKDFDGFERRKHPELADFVMLTEYAADIKASCAYPPEQLTNGLGEYVSNQGKTQLRIAETEKYAHVTFFFNGGMETPFEGEDRILVPSPKVATYDLQPEMSAPEVTDKLVEAIKSGKYDLVVCNYANGDMVGHTGKLDAAIKAAECIDQCVSRIAEALEKVGGEALITADHGNCEQMTDPSSGQVHTAHTIGPVPLVYVGPRKVSLKDDGSLSDVAPTLLSLMGLEQPAEMSGHSLVEID; encoded by the coding sequence ATGACTGCCACGCGTAAGCCTACTGCACTGATTATTCTTGACGGCTGGGGTCACCGTGACCCGGCTGACGATAATGCCATCAGCAACGCCAATACGCCATTCTGGGATAAGCTCTGGAAAAATCAACCAAAAACACTGATCAACACCTCCGGAATGTTCGTTGGCCTGCCCCAGGGACAGATGGGCAATTCCGAAGTCGGCCACATGAATCTTGGCGCAGGACGGGTAGTTTATCAAAGCCTCACACGCATCGACAAAGACGTGGAAGAAGGTACTTTTACGCAAAACCCCACTCTATGCGCCGCCATGGACAAGGCCATCAACAATGGTCGTGCTGTTCACCTGATGGGGCTGCTTTCCCCCGGCGGCGTGCACAGCCATGAGGATCACATTCTGGCTGCCGCTGAAATGGCTGCCGAGCGGGGCGCCAAAGAAGTCTACATCCACGCCTTCCTTGATGGCCGCGACATGCCGCCCCGCAGCGCCAAAGCATCTCTCGAAAAAGCCGCCACCAAACTGAAGAACCTTGGTGTTGGCCGGGTAGCCTCCATCATCGGCCGTTACTACGCAATGGACCGGGATAACCGCTGGGACCGGGTTGAACAAGCCTACAATGCCATGACCCTGGGAGAAGCCGAGTTCACCGTAGCCGACCCGGTGACCGCTCTGGAACAGGCCTATGAACGGGGCGAGAATGACGAGTTCGTCAAGGCGACTCACATCAAGGCCAGCGGCGACACGGAAGGCACCATCAACGATGGCGATACCGTGATATTCATGAACTTCCGTGCTGACCGTGCCCGGGAAATGACACGTTGCTTTGTGGAAAAGGACTTTGACGGCTTTGAACGCCGCAAACATCCGGAGCTGGCCGACTTTGTCATGCTCACGGAATACGCCGCCGACATCAAAGCCTCCTGCGCCTATCCGCCGGAGCAATTGACCAACGGGCTGGGCGAGTATGTATCCAACCAGGGCAAGACCCAACTGCGAATTGCCGAGACCGAGAAATACGCCCACGTTACCTTCTTCTTCAATGGCGGTATGGAAACCCCGTTCGAAGGTGAAGATCGCATTCTGGTGCCGTCACCCAAAGTCGCCACCTACGACCTGCAGCCAGAGATGAGCGCACCGGAAGTGACCGACAAACTGGTGGAAGCCATCAAGAGTGGCAAGTACGACCTGGTGGTGTGCAACTACGCCAATGGCGACATGGTTGGACATACCGGCAAGCTGGATGCCGCCATCAAGGCCGCTGAGTGTATTGACCAGTGCGTCTCCCGTATCGCCGAAGCGCTTGAGAAAGTTGGTGGTGAGGCGCTGATTACGGCTGATCATGGCAACTGTGAGCAAATGACCGACCCCAGTTCTGGCCAGGTTCATACTGCCCATACTATTGGTCCGGTACCTCTGGTCTATGTTGGCCCCCGCAAGGTTTCCCTCAAAGATGATGGCAGCTTGAGCGATGTGGCACCTACCCTGTTAAGCCTGATGGGCCTTGAGCAACCGGCCGAAATGTCAGGCCACAGTCTGGTGGAGATCGATTGA